The genomic window tacacccaataccccacaatggcaaagcaaaaacaggttgttggaatatttttgcaaatgttactaaaataaaaaacagaaattacatttacataagtattcagaccctttactcagtactttgttgaagcccttttggcagcgaatacagcctcgagtcttcttggttatgacgctactgtatttggggagtttctcccattcttctctgcagatcctctcaagctctgtcaggttggatggggagcgtcactgcacagctattttcaggagatgttcgatcgggttaaagTCTGGGCTCCGACtgggcactcaaggacattcagagacttgtcccgaagccacttctgcgttgtctttgctgtgtcctgttgggaggtgaaccttcaccccagtctgaggacctgagcgccctggagcaggttttcatcaaggataactctgtactttgctccgttcatctttcctttgatcctgactagtctcccagtccctgttgctgaaaaacatccccacaacatgatgctgccaccaacatgcttcaccgtagggatggtgctagatttcctctagatgtgacgcttggcattcaggccatagagttcaatcttggtttcatcagaccagagaaacttgtttctcatcgtctgagtccattaggtgccttttggcaaactccaagtgggctgtcatgtgccttttactgaggagtagcttccggctggccactctaccataaaggcctgattggtggagtgctgcagagatggttgtcaatctggaaggttcttccatctccaaagaggaactctggagctctgtcagagtgaccatcgggttcttggtcacctccctgaccaagacccttctcccccgattgcgcagtttggctgggcggccagctctaagaagagccttggtggttccaaacttcttccatttaagaataaaataaaatcaaattgtatttgtcacatgcatcgaatacaacaggtgtagaatgcttacttacttatccaacaatgcagatttaagaaaaatacctacaaaaaaaataagaaatttaagtaacaaataattaaagagcagcagtaaagtaacaatagagaggctatataccgggggtactggtacagagtcaatgtgtgggggcaccagttatgtcgaggtaattgaggaaatatgtacatgtacagtaggaagagttattaaagtgactatgcatagataataacagagagtagcagcagcgtaaggggtggggggggggggggcagtgcaaatagtctggatagccatttgattagatgtccaggagtcttatggcttgggggcagaagctgtttagaagtctcttggacctagacttggtgctccagtaccgcttcctgtgcggtagcagagagaacagtctataaatagggtggatggagtctttgacaatttttagggccttcctctgacacctggaTGGGTGGAagcatggccccagtgatgtactgggccgtacgcactaccctctgtagtacctttcGGTCAGAGGCCGaccagttgccataacaggcagtgaAGCAAcacatcaggatgctctcgatggggcAGCtaaagaaccttttgaggatctgagggcccatgccaaatcttttcagtctcctgagggggaataggttatctcgtgcccttttcacgattgtcttggtgtccttggaccatgttagtttgttggtgatgtggaagcCAAGGAACttgctctcaacctactccactacagccccgtcaatgagaatgggggcatgctcggtcctccttttcctgtagttcacaatcatctcctttgtcttgataacattgagggagaggttgctgtccttgcaccacacagtaatttctctgacctcctccctataggctgtttcatcgttgtcggtgatcaggcctaccactgttgtgtcatcggcaaacttaatgatggtgttggagtcgtgcctggctgtgcagtcatgagtgaatatggagtacaggagtggactgagTAAGCACCCGAGGGGTCTGTGCTGAGGATCAGCttggggaggcccgtcaggaagtccaggatccagttgcagagggaaatGTTTTGTCCCAGggcccttagcttagtgatgagctttgagggccctatggtattgaacgctgagctgtagtcaatgaatagcattctcacataggtgttattttgtccaggtgggaaagggcagtgtggagtgcaatagagatggcatcatctgtggatctgttggggcggtctGCAAATTGTaatgggtctagagtttctgggataatggtgttgatgtgagccttgaccagcctttcaaagcacttcatggctacagacgtgagggctacgggtcagtagtcttCGCTTctttgggcacaaggactatggcggtctgcttgaaacatgttggtattacagactcataccctgatgaagacagcttggctgtcgaaacgttggatattacatttttgcatctgagctcctagtgtgtgcggctctcccttattttcaagttttctactccgctagccagcacctcgccgtAATAGTGTGCATTTATTTTCTTCtagggtattacagactcagacagggagaggttgaaaatgtcagtgaagacacttgacagatgGTCAGCGTATGCTCGGAGAACTCGTCCTGGTAATGTCtgtgaatgttgacatgtttaaaggtcttgctcacattggctgcagagagcgtgatcacacagtcgtcacagctggtgctctcatgcatgtttaagtgttacttgcctcgaagcaagcatagaagttatttagctcgtctggtaggctcttgtcactgggcagctctcggctgtgcttccctttgtagtctgtaagaGTTTGTAGTACGATTGTGTAGTCTGTAAGAGtttgtagtacgattcgatcttagtcctgtattgacactttgcctgtttgtttGCCGGAGGGCATAACGTGATTTCTTATAACCTTCCGGGTTAGAGTTctactccttgaaagcggcagctctaccctttagctcagtgtggatgttgcctgtaatccatggcttctggttggggtatgtacgtacagtcactgtggtgaCGACGTCATCgacgcacttattgatgaagccagtaactgatgtgatgtactcctcaatgccatcagaagaatcttggaacatattccagtctgtgctagcaaaacagtcctgtagcttagcatctgcttaatCTGACCAGtttttattgaccaagtcactggagcttcctgctttcatttttgcttgtaagcaggaatcaggaggataaaattccccagatctgttcctcaacAAAATCCTGTTTTGGTgatctacggaaaattccttagacctcatggcttggtttttgttctgacatccACAGTGGACTGTGGGatcttatacagacaggtgtgtacctttccaaatcatgcccaatcaggTGGACTCGAaccaagttgtataaacatctcaaggatgatcaatggaaacaggatgcacctgagctcaattttgagtctcatagcaaagggtctgaatacttatgtaaataaggtatttctgtttgcaaaaaatgtctataaacctgttttcgctttgtcattatggggtattgtgtgtagattgatgaggaagcattttttaaatcaattttagaataaggctgtaacgtaacaaaatgtgtaaaaagtcaaggggtttgaatactttacaaatgcactgtacatagggTCCCTCTCCTCATAAGGAACAAATATGCCTCAGGGACCCATTAGGTCAACCATAATGGATTTTCGTGGGGGACGACATGTTTGCTGTTGCCTTGTTTAAAACTAGAGTTATTGACTGGATACTCAGATGGACAGGTACAACAACTCAAATGGGACATGGGAGGGGGAGCTACAACAGACAAATCACATTTTTCGATTTCTGACACAATCCAAACAGTATGCCTACACACGGCAAATACCAAACATTGACATTGATATTGGTACTCCTTGCTGTAACTTTGACGTTGATCTGTTGGTCTCTAGTGTTGGCTATGCAATGTTCTCCCAGGGTTGTGTTTTTGTAATTGATCCCATCAGTTAGCTCCCCTATAAGAGCTCTTGTCTATTCATTGCAAAGTGGGACCACGAAGTGGAGTGGGCCTGTGAAAGGGGGATGGGCACTGAATTGGGTTAAATAATTTAGTTGATGGAAAAGATAATTAATGGGCAAGCCAATAGACAAGCCAGAAGCgatgggggggtggggtggagtggagtggagaggatcTAATCTAAAGGCCATGAATTATTTAACGCCGGTACAGGACAGGAATGACAATTTCAGTGACAGCACGCAACAAACAAGGTCTACCAATTATCCCTGGCATTTTCCTGTCCGTCTTCTTTACTGTGCACTTTATTCACACCCTGTCAAATCAATGAGCGGGGAGGCAGAGCGGAATCTACCTCTTAATAGACCTGGTCAAATAAAAAGCCTGTGTTTTGGGTGTATTGGGAAAGCTGGGCGAAGTGCCAGGATGGTACAGGATCCAAGGATAAAAATGAATGGTAACTTAGGGTGCGTTCATGGGCCTTCAGATCCATTCCACCACCAATTGGGTAGGTAACATTTATATAATGGAGATGGTAACATGTACTCTGCCTATATTTACAGGGAGATGGTTAGATGATTGAGATACAGTATTACATTAAGGCCAACACTTGAAATTTGACCAGACCACGATGCAAAACCCCTAACATCCTTCCTTTATGGCTATAGTGCATAAGAGCTTGACTGGACTTGAGTTCTTTGGTTGGGGGTATACATTCAACCCAGTAAAAATTGTCTGATGAAGATAGTGTAAGTGTAACTAACCTTAGTTGTAATTGTTTGTACTAATTTATTAAAGGTAAGAAATACTAAACTCAGCATTTCCCCTGAAGACAGTTTTATAGAGATTTTATGATGGATTGGTTCAAGTTGTTGATGCCTACCAATCTGTCCTGAATAAGCAGTAGCTATCAGGGTCAGGGTCGACTTAGCAACACACCGCTGCCTGACTACACAGCTTGTAAATTATGTGTAAAGAAATCAACCACCAGTGTTTCATCAAACACAATGCAAAGTGAGTCGTATTCTATTCCTCTATGGTAATCCCTCTGTGTAGCTCTTCTGTTCCACACCACACACGTCAAAATGAAACCTCAATAGAGTCAGGGTTTAATTCCTCAAGCTTGTCATCTCCAGATGGCtattatttattacaattttTTTGCTTGTTTATTTATTGATGTTAAAGCCGGAGATCCTCAGAGGACAGTAGCCAGCTGTTGCGTTTTGGCGTCACTCCACAGAAATATGGAGGATCGTTATCCTCTTGATCGCATAGCTGtcactgccttctctctctcctgctgcccAAATCAGGAGGTGGAACCTAGCAAAGTGTTACACTTTTTGTCTTCTATTCCATTCCAGTTTGGTGTGTGCAGTTTGCCGTTCAGGCACTTTAGGCCTTCATTTTCTCTGTGTCCTCCAGGAGCAATTCACTATATCTTTAGGGAACTTTTTTAAAAGCCTTTTGATGATATCCCGAGAAAATGGATTGTTGAATTATTAAGTGAGGGCTTACTTGTTCTTATACAAATGTTGGATGAGTTATTTTATTCTCATTCTACTTTGTCTGCAAAATAATCTATTTTACCTCAACTTCCCTTGTTTTAAATGTTTATGTTTAATCTAGATTGCTTTGCTAATTCATCCTTCAAACATGTGCCATTGTTATTTATGGCCATCCCACAATCTTACcaataataaaataccaaatggaAACATTCAACCCATGTCATTCGGCCTAGCTAAAAGTTAAATGGTTAGTGTTGAAGGTTTAGAACGTGAGGGCATAACATACTTCCTAGTTGATTGGAATATGTAAGCGTTACACTGTTCTACTTATCTGATCTTTCATGTTTAAACAATAATACTCTGAGTATACTTGTGTAAAATGTAGGTCCTTTGGTTAAGCTTCCTACCAGACAAAAATTGTCTCAAGGTACTTGGATATTCAATTAGGCAAACTGGCTTCTAAATCTCTTAACAAACCTTGCAAATTAACTTTGACTCAAAAGATAATGGGCAAATATATACCAAATTTCTCAGCCTTTTCcttcaataatataataatatgacACTTTATCtgaagcgacttacagtcatgcgagCCTaaattttacgtatgggtggcccCAACGGGAATCGAACCCAGGACCTAAGCGCCATGCTTTACTGACTGAGCATGAAGACACATATGCATACAACTCCAAAATACCTATTATAATCAGAGCTTGGAACCGGTTCtgggaacagaaccgaaaacctAAAAATTATTAAATTGTTCAAGGAACGGAAACAGAACCGGTAATGAAAGTGAACTTTAGGTGCCTGATAACTCACTCTGAATTCCACTCTATCGATCTCTACATACATTCAGTATGAATCTGCCATCCTAGAAGTTGTTTGTGTGACTTCAAAATGAGGGGCGTTGTACAAAGCAAATtaatcagcgattggatcgtctctaaGAAATtgaaccaatcagagtatcaaagttgATAACGTCATCATGTAGGCCGGCCCAACCCattggtttctgggaccaatcagaatggtCAGAATGTGTTAGCATTCTAGATATCGTAGGGGAGGGAGGCAAATGCAGACTCATCGTGGAGAAGAAACGTCAGTTTGGCCAGAGTGATGTGGCTGGGTAGCCTGGAAAGATCTGTAGTCTTCcagaacagaaccgttattttcaAATCTTTAGAACTGGTTAATAATGTTATTATTCCTGTTACATTCCTAATGTCTGGTATATAATTATGTGAAGTTATCATGCCAATTATAACCTAAACACATTCCAGTTCACGTCATGTCATGATGTTCAGCGCTTCAAGCCAAGCCCCCTCCATGTTTACTCCTAACTCTCGCCCTCTCCCCACTGGTGAAAGTTCATTTGCATCTCGTGCCTGCACTTATCTGACCAATCAAACATGTAAACAACTAACTTACGCATTCCATAGCAAGCTTCTCTGTTTGTGCTAACTGGTGAAGTAAATTAAGGAgctatttttgtaaaaaaaatatgttcaTTTGATAGGTTTAAAAAAGTATGAAAAGGAACTATATGAACAGTTGCTTTTTTGGTTTCGAACCAGTTCAGAACCTTCTTTTCTGGTCGGAACACTGGAACGGAATGAAAGAAATAGGGGTTCTGTTCGGAACGAAACCATTGtaaaataattttggttccaaaCCCCGATTATAACCCTTTCTCTTTTTCAGAGAGGCTTCTGACAAGAAGAAACACATATTATGGGATAATGGAAGTAGAAGTGATACAAGAAGGTATAGGTGTATCAGGGGTTCTTAGACTAAATCAGCTGAACTGTTGACTTTTAGTGTAGGATTAATTGTGTGCTCATCTGTCTAgctcatcacacacacaacaacacacactcctctctgtctcacctGTCCATTCTTTTTTAGGTCGGCCCACATGCTGGTCCCATCTCCGCCCCTCATCAGGACATGGTAGGTGAAGAAGTAGATGCCAGGTAGGGGGCAGGTGAACTTGCCAGTACTGGGTTCATAGTAGTTCCCCACATTGGTCACTACGTCGTCAAACCTCAACACCTCACTCCCTTCATGCTGTTTGCGGAGGCCAGCGTAGAAGGCGATCTTGGGGCTGTAGAAGGAGGGGACATAGCCCCCTGGGCCAGGGCCAGGGGGACCAGGGGGGCCTGGCTTGCCTGGTTCTCCTGTGGGACCTCTGGGGCCTGGGGGGCCAGGGCTCCCACGAAACCCAGACTTGCCCCTTCTCCCTGTGAAGTCTGGGGGTTGGGGGGAGACAGCGGTCAGCTCATGGCTGCCCTGTGGGGGGGTGAAAGAGTCGCACACCATCTTGCAGCTGCCGAGCATCTCATAATGGGTGCTCCCGCCTCCAGACGCCCCCCCTTTGGTGGTGTGAACCAATAAGGGGATGGCGACCAGCAGCACCAGCACCATGGCCACGCCCACTCCTGCCCCGATGACACGTTTCCTGCGGCTGAGCCGGGAGGCGGCCAGCGTGAGGAAGTCCTCCTCCCCCTTGGCCGGAATGGTGGTGCCAGCCAGAATGAACTCTGGGAAAACCAGGACTAGGGGGAAAGATGGTGAGAGAGGGGCTAAGGGGGGAAAGGCGATGGGACAGAGAGGTTCTACACTGGGAGTAGGGGGTGAAGTAGTTAATTTTACCTAAGGGAAATAAGATGTAAATGAGGGAGAGTGAAAAGGTAGGAGGGTTGTGAGGAAAGACTATAAATATTGTAGATTTCAACGTAAAAACAGGAATGAGATGCTATAGGACACTTAAGGAAGAGCAAAGCTCAATGTCGCAAAGTCAGGAGTCGTTGAAGTCAAATGTCAGGAAGAGAatgcaaaacatgttttcattccgttcatttttaaaatgtttttctagGTTTATCCTCTACTTTGTCAACACCTTTTTCTCCACATTTATTTTTTAAGGTAAAACGTTTCATCCGCAAAACAATATTTATTCACTTTCTTCATCCTTCTTTTCAGTAAAGATCTCACTGATATCAAATGTAGTATGTTATTTTCTTTCAGAGGGCTAGAGGTGAAACCAGCCAGTTGAGTGTGGAAACCTTCTCAGTGCTCAGTGTTACAGACATGGGTTGAAACTGACTAAGTCACACATCCAGTTCTTTGGAAGGATAAATGCAAGGTTTTTCCCTGGGATGGAGTGTAGATTGTTTTAGAGGGTT from Salmo trutta chromosome 16, fSalTru1.1, whole genome shotgun sequence includes these protein-coding regions:
- the LOC115150587 gene encoding complement C1q-like protein 4; amino-acid sequence: MVLVLLVAIPLLVHTTKGGASGGGSTHYEMLGSCKMVCDSFTPPQGSHELTAVSPQPPDFTGRRGKSGFRGSPGPPGPRGPTGEPGKPGPPGPPGPGPGGYVPSFYSPKIAFYAGLRKQHEGSEVLRFDDVVTNVGNYYEPSTGKFTCPLPGIYFFTYHVLMRGGDGTSMWADLKKNGQVRASAIAQDADLNYDYASNSVILHLDVGDEVCVQLDGGKVHGGNTNKYSTFSGFLIYPD